The DNA region AGGTCCGGCCTGTCCCTCATGATGCCGGCCACCGTACCGGCGGCGGCGGCGACCGCCGGGTCGGACGGCGCTGCGGCGACATGGTCGGGCCAGCCCTGTCCCAGATAGAGGAAGCGATCGTTGATCGCCCCCTCGCCGGTGTCGCCATCGGCGTCGCCGGTCATGGCGGCGTAGGGATGGCGGACCAGTCCGGGGGCGTCCTGGGACATCCAGCGCTTGTAAAGATCGGATGTCCCGTCCGCCGCCCGCGCCAGATAGATCCAGCGATGGAGGCCGAGCGGCTCGTGGAAGACGCGCGACAGCCCCATCCGGGCCGCCTGCGCCGCCGCCGCCGGACACATGCACCACATGGAGACGCCATGCCGCTCCATCCAGCGGTCGGTCTCCCCGACCTCCTCCACCGTGTGGGCGCCGATCTCCTCCACCGGGTGATTCAGGCAGATATGGACGACGGCCGGCCTTCGCCCGAAGGTCGCGATGTAGGCCAGCAGCATCTCGACCGTGTCGCGCGGAATCTCGAACAGGTTCAGCACGAACAGGGCATCGATGGGACGGTCGATGACCTCCTGCGAGATGTCGGGCAGCGCCAGCACCGAGTCGTGGCCGAGATCGACCAGGGCCGCCTGGATCGACCACAGGATCTCCGATGTGCCACGACCGCAGAGAAGGAAGCGCAAGGCTCAGCTCCGCCGCCGGTGGAGGTCGATCGCCTCGTCCATATAGCCTTCGAGTCGGCCCGGGCTGTCCTCCTGTTCGAGGGCGGCGAAGCGGCCGCGCGCCTCCTCGCGGCTTCGCGACAGCAGGGCGGGGTCGCTGGAAAGAGCGAGCGCTCGCTCGATGAAGGCGTCGCCGTCGGCGACCAGGAAGCCCGGCCCCGCGACGCTCGCCACGTCGCCGCCGGCGAAGGACAGGATCGGCAGGCCGGCGGCCAGGGCCTGGGCGGCACCCGCGCCGCCGCCGGTGCGGTGCGGATTGAGGAACAGGTCGCAGAGTGGCAGAAGGGCGCCGATCCGCCCGACATGGCCAAGACAGCGCAGGCGTGCCGCATGCCGCGACGCGGCGACGCGGGCGGGCAGGGCCTCCACGGGCCCGGCGAACAGGATCTCGCCGCGCGGAACCGCGTCGAGCAGCCGTTCCAGCAAGGCGACGAAAGCGGCATCGACCTCGGCGTCCAGCCTGTTGCCGACGACCACGCAGAGGAAGGCATCCTCGGCCGCGCCAAAATCCGACCGGCCGGCCGTCCCGCCATCCTCCGCGCGCAGCGACAGTCCGAGCCGGAAGGGGCGCCAGGACCGTGCCAGCCGGCCATCGCCCGGCGGTTCCGTCCGGCCGCCGAAGTCGAGCACGATGTCGGCGAGCGAGACGGTCTGGCCGCTCGTCGTCGGCATGCATAGCAGCGGTCGCGCCGATGCCAGAAGATCGGCCAGGATCACCGATCCGCCAAAGGCGATCACAAGGTCGGGGTCGAAGTCTTCCACCGCCGACAGGAAGCCGCCCAGCTTGTCGGCGGTGAGGCCGGGCGCGGTGGAGGACAGGAAATCGAGGGTCTCGTCACCGTACCGGATCGTCTGTTCGCCGGACAGCCTCTCCTCCACCGCCGCGGCGAAAGGCGGGATGAAGGGGCTGTGGTAGCGGTCCGGCATCATGTTGGTGTTCAGTGTCAGGACCGTCCGCCCCAGGTCGTGCTGCAACCGCACCAGCTGGGTCAGCAGATCACGCGATGGCTGGTGCTGGTCGGACAGGAACTGGTTGGTGACCACCACCACCCGGCCGGTCGCAGGCATCCCCGCCGGCCGCGCGGCCGGCGCCAGCCCGAGCCGTCGGGAAATCTCGGTCAGGAAGCGCTCGTAGAAGGGGAACAGCCGGTCCGTGACGAAGTCCGGCACGGATGCCGGGTCCATCCGCATCAGGAACAGCTGGCGCTGCATGCTCCAATAGATCTGGTTGATGCCGTCCAGCGGCGCGAGATCGAGCACATTGTCCAACATGTCGAGAATGCGGAGATAGCGGCGCAGGTCGCCGGACACCGAGGCCAGCGCCGATTCCCGCAGAACCGGGTCGAGATCGGCCGTCGCCGCATCGAGCCGCGCCATCGCCGCGCTGTCGGTTCCGATGC from Azospirillum sp. B510 includes:
- a CDS encoding glycosyltransferase family protein: MRFLLCGRGTSEILWSIQAALVDLGHDSVLALPDISQEVIDRPIDALFVLNLFEIPRDTVEMLLAYIATFGRRPAVVHICLNHPVEEIGAHTVEEVGETDRWMERHGVSMWCMCPAAAAQAARMGLSRVFHEPLGLHRWIYLARAADGTSDLYKRWMSQDAPGLVRHPYAAMTGDADGDTGEGAINDRFLYLGQGWPDHVAAAPSDPAVAAAAGTVAGIMRDRPDLHRLQAMDLCGLTERSTDPAWTLAFNRAFTIAFAVENRRRFASALRRAFGETFLLRGNGWDRLGIQAGPVSAALRNAYGTAAACLDFGSLAYDTAIFPRPLEILKRNGLLVGWRHGDSARLFGPQEADLTFTDEADTLRVLTALADDADRRALLRQAHLDWAFDALALTAILPRIISRLRE
- a CDS encoding glycosyltransferase — encoded protein: MTIPDTRAAILDTLIARLRGPAGTGEALRAISEGCEAARAAGIGTDSAAMARLDAATADLDPVLRESALASVSGDLRRYLRILDMLDNVLDLAPLDGINQIYWSMQRQLFLMRMDPASVPDFVTDRLFPFYERFLTEISRRLGLAPAARPAGMPATGRVVVVTNQFLSDQHQPSRDLLTQLVRLQHDLGRTVLTLNTNMMPDRYHSPFIPPFAAAVEERLSGEQTIRYGDETLDFLSSTAPGLTADKLGGFLSAVEDFDPDLVIAFGGSVILADLLASARPLLCMPTTSGQTVSLADIVLDFGGRTEPPGDGRLARSWRPFRLGLSLRAEDGGTAGRSDFGAAEDAFLCVVVGNRLDAEVDAAFVALLERLLDAVPRGEILFAGPVEALPARVAASRHAARLRCLGHVGRIGALLPLCDLFLNPHRTGGGAGAAQALAAGLPILSFAGGDVASVAGPGFLVADGDAFIERALALSSDPALLSRSREEARGRFAALEQEDSPGRLEGYMDEAIDLHRRRS